In the Sediminibacter sp. Hel_I_10 genome, one interval contains:
- a CDS encoding tetratricopeptide repeat protein produces the protein MFGNTTAYCDSIIKVSVDLMHSKKHVASLGLLAEVKEIAEKNKWYKQLFLAQNNIGNNYFMLLDYGEALKQYLESYKTATTYLDGTETMIVLNNIAILYSKEKKYDQANTHFNKAFVLAKKHNDSLKMGLYSMNLGLLANEENKLTKARNFFKKSLQFTETPEIRVATLVGLYTNELLQGNTLEARLNAEKLLSNLKEEQNNDNRIDLSVLIARAYLTENDLSEALKWTNATFLESPDLEKKIDLYDLLSHIYFRLKSYNLAFQYKDSVALSNIKFNTIKNGKLYESSEIKFQIQNYKEKIIEKDTRNKNERKLFYFILIAIIFALIILVLIFRNYTVKMKQKQVLAKREQQITAVKLEKEKAENQLLIEKEKTAILERESLQNDIQLKNQKILSKVLYISGRNQLLQDIIKSFATHSTIKENSTFKKDIQALKEHIKTDDSWENYVRHFDEVNQGFIKRLTEKHADLTVTDIRYISYVYMNLDTKEIATMLNITPAACRKRKERIEKRLELPAGVSFYSYLLSI, from the coding sequence ATGTTTGGCAATACAACTGCCTATTGTGATTCTATTATTAAAGTAAGTGTTGACTTAATGCACAGCAAAAAACATGTAGCTTCTTTGGGGTTACTGGCTGAAGTAAAAGAAATTGCAGAAAAGAACAAATGGTACAAACAGTTGTTTTTAGCCCAAAATAATATAGGGAACAACTACTTCATGCTTCTCGATTATGGGGAAGCCTTAAAACAGTATCTTGAAAGTTACAAAACAGCTACGACTTATTTAGACGGTACAGAAACAATGATTGTGCTTAATAATATAGCTATTTTGTACAGCAAAGAAAAAAAATATGACCAAGCCAATACCCATTTCAACAAAGCTTTTGTTCTAGCTAAAAAACACAATGACTCTTTAAAAATGGGGCTTTATTCAATGAATTTAGGTCTTCTAGCCAATGAAGAGAATAAACTAACTAAAGCTCGAAATTTTTTTAAAAAATCATTGCAATTTACCGAAACACCTGAAATAAGAGTGGCTACATTGGTAGGGCTTTACACTAATGAGCTGCTTCAGGGGAATACTCTAGAAGCTCGTTTAAATGCTGAAAAGTTGCTCTCAAATTTAAAAGAGGAGCAAAATAATGACAACAGAATTGATTTATCAGTGCTAATTGCCAGAGCCTATTTAACGGAAAATGATTTATCCGAAGCTTTAAAATGGACTAATGCCACGTTTCTTGAAAGTCCTGATTTAGAAAAGAAAATCGATTTATATGATTTACTCTCTCATATTTACTTTAGACTAAAATCCTATAATTTAGCTTTTCAATATAAAGATTCTGTTGCGCTTTCAAATATAAAGTTCAACACCATTAAAAATGGTAAGTTATACGAAAGCAGTGAAATCAAATTTCAAATTCAGAATTACAAAGAAAAGATTATAGAGAAGGACACTAGAAACAAGAATGAACGAAAGCTCTTTTATTTTATTTTAATTGCAATAATATTTGCCCTAATTATTTTAGTGTTGATTTTTAGAAATTATACTGTAAAAATGAAGCAAAAGCAAGTGCTTGCAAAAAGAGAACAGCAAATCACAGCAGTTAAACTTGAAAAAGAAAAAGCCGAAAATCAGTTACTAATTGAAAAAGAAAAAACAGCAATTTTAGAACGAGAAAGCTTGCAAAATGATATTCAACTCAAAAATCAAAAAATCCTATCTAAAGTTTTATACATTTCGGGGAGAAATCAATTGCTTCAGGATATCATAAAATCTTTTGCAACGCATTCTACCATAAAAGAAAACAGTACTTTCAAAAAAGATATTCAAGCTTTAAAAGAACATATAAAAACAGATGATAGTTGGGAAAATTATGTCCGTCATTTTGATGAAGTAAATCAAGGCTTCATCAAAAGATTAACCGAAAAACATGCCGACTTAACCGTTACTGATATAAGATATATTTCATATGTGTACATGAATTTGGATACCAAAGAAATTGCCACCATGCTTAATATAACTCCTGCAGCATGTAGAAAAAGAAAAGAAAGAATTGAAAAACGATTAGAACTTCCTGCTGGTGTTTCATTCTACTCCTATTTATTAAGTATATAA
- a CDS encoding erythromycin esterase family protein yields the protein MNKIKIILFILIGINLTFAQIEKNTYQLNSVENLLTDDVKQVLDSNLNDKNVVFLGESNHYFGSDLLAKTEFVKFLVLEKGYKDIAFESDFFGLYFDHNNNIKTNLYPFWSRSIQGKELFEFLSEHNVTIWGFDNQMTSGYTYHNFANQLSHILNENSIDLDKDFIELTETFIKNRSDAYNVVGKSNLQILVNEIERILKNEKIAKNKLWVQFLKSYKSDVLISLTNNSTQQAIPIRDSQMAKNLDFIVNSMPDKKFIVWLHNSHMIKDEYGTQSGQTMGFQFIEENPHISYHIAFSSINMPYRKPKLIKKYSNDDANLLHFLPTTQKNYFIDSKEIIVENPVYQQKEFEGMFVVDDNKIKTNWFKHYDALVFISRGEDIIFVE from the coding sequence ATGAATAAAATAAAAATCATACTTTTTATACTCATTGGTATAAATTTAACCTTTGCTCAGATAGAAAAAAATACTTACCAATTAAATTCAGTAGAGAATCTCTTGACAGACGATGTTAAACAGGTTTTAGACTCAAATTTAAACGATAAAAACGTAGTCTTTTTAGGAGAATCAAATCATTACTTTGGTTCTGACCTTTTAGCCAAAACTGAATTTGTAAAGTTTTTGGTTCTAGAAAAAGGATATAAAGATATCGCGTTTGAAAGCGACTTTTTCGGACTTTATTTTGACCATAATAATAACATTAAAACGAACCTATATCCTTTTTGGTCTCGTTCTATTCAAGGTAAAGAATTATTTGAATTTTTGAGCGAACATAATGTAACCATATGGGGTTTTGACAATCAGATGACATCTGGTTACACATATCATAATTTTGCGAACCAATTATCTCATATTTTAAATGAAAATTCTATTGATCTTGACAAGGACTTTATTGAATTAACCGAGACTTTCATTAAGAACAGAAGCGACGCATACAATGTGGTTGGTAAATCAAATCTGCAAATATTAGTTAATGAAATTGAACGAATATTAAAAAATGAAAAAATCGCTAAGAATAAACTATGGGTTCAATTTTTAAAAAGTTACAAAAGCGATGTTCTCATTAGTTTGACTAATAATAGTACACAACAAGCAATACCGATCAGAGATAGTCAAATGGCGAAAAACTTGGATTTTATAGTTAATTCAATGCCCGATAAAAAATTCATAGTATGGTTACATAATTCTCATATGATAAAGGACGAGTATGGAACTCAAAGCGGTCAAACTATGGGTTTTCAATTTATAGAAGAAAATCCTCATATATCATATCATATCGCATTTTCGTCAATAAATATGCCGTACAGAAAACCTAAACTGATTAAAAAATACAGTAATGACGATGCAAACTTATTACACTTTTTACCTACAACACAAAAGAATTATTTCATTGACTCAAAAGAAATCATTGTTGAAAATCCTGTTTATCAACAAAAAGAATTCGAAGGAATGTTTGTTGTCGACGATAACAAAATAAAAACAAACTGGTTCAAGCATTATGATGCTTTGGTTTTTATATCAAGAGGAGAAGACATCATATTTGTTGAATAA
- a CDS encoding cytochrome-c peroxidase, with protein MHTPKIYYQIIYSLAACAISIILISFCSIDKENQGKAFIKNELLKSHKVFMELDAIAEMYQNNNAEIEDLRSATEKARLQFKRIEFYVAFYFPEYTKKHFNGAPLLRFEFGNSKSVVEPEGLQVLDELVFSEEALENRYVIFGLAKKMQSSYFMLFDRISNKNVEDDDLLEAMRLQLVRIYTLGLTGFDTPGSLNGIKESQYALEGLKSYIVNSIFEERNTKAYHNSISFFDAAIEYLETNTDFETFDRLEFLKKYLDPLYKNLRSFQIKKNKETASKYPSWNSNSESLFSKDFLNPYAFTELTEKEDSDVLKHLGEKLFYDTNISEDKSMSCATCHQPDKGFADGLPKSMSSINGQTVLRNAPTLLNAVYADRFFYDLRAYSLEQQAEHVIFNPAEFNTVYTDIIDKLNNDQEYKGAFKKLFGDNGIDRKNISKALASYVLSLQSFDSDFDKYIRGEINILPEDVKDGFNLFMGKANCATCHFAPTFSGLVPPFYNENETEILGVLDNENGSVTDVDNDRGRIENGIYKEEVWIYDKSFKTTTVRNVIYTAPYFHNGAYKTLESVVDFYNLGGGAGIGAEVVNQTLPSDPLNLTDQEKKDLIAFMKALSDNPAKINKNN; from the coding sequence ATGCATACTCCTAAAATTTACTATCAAATCATTTACAGCTTAGCTGCTTGTGCCATTAGCATAATCTTAATATCTTTTTGTTCTATAGATAAAGAAAACCAAGGAAAAGCTTTCATAAAAAATGAATTGCTGAAATCTCATAAGGTTTTTATGGAGCTGGACGCCATTGCTGAAATGTATCAAAATAATAATGCTGAAATTGAAGATTTAAGAAGTGCCACTGAAAAAGCGAGACTTCAATTTAAGCGAATAGAGTTTTATGTAGCGTTTTATTTCCCAGAATACACCAAAAAACATTTCAATGGGGCGCCTCTTTTGCGTTTTGAGTTTGGAAATTCTAAATCGGTAGTAGAACCAGAAGGACTTCAGGTTCTGGACGAATTGGTGTTTTCTGAAGAAGCTCTTGAGAATCGATATGTCATTTTTGGTTTAGCTAAGAAGATGCAGAGTAGTTATTTTATGTTATTTGATCGCATCAGTAATAAAAATGTAGAGGATGATGACCTATTGGAAGCCATGCGTCTGCAATTAGTGCGCATTTATACATTAGGACTTACTGGCTTTGATACACCGGGATCGTTAAATGGGATTAAGGAATCGCAATATGCTTTAGAAGGTCTAAAATCATATATTGTCAATAGCATCTTTGAAGAGCGCAACACTAAGGCTTATCATAACTCTATTTCATTTTTTGATGCAGCAATAGAATATTTAGAAACTAATACAGATTTTGAAACTTTTGATCGATTGGAATTTTTGAAAAAGTATTTGGACCCTTTGTATAAAAACTTAAGGTCATTTCAAATCAAAAAAAACAAAGAGACAGCTTCTAAATATCCATCTTGGAATAGCAATAGCGAGTCTCTCTTTTCTAAAGATTTTCTGAATCCTTACGCATTTACTGAACTAACGGAGAAAGAAGATAGTGATGTGCTCAAGCATTTAGGAGAAAAGCTTTTTTACGACACCAACATTAGCGAAGATAAAAGCATGAGTTGCGCCACTTGCCATCAACCAGATAAAGGGTTTGCCGATGGTCTTCCAAAATCAATGAGCTCAATTAATGGCCAGACTGTTTTAAGAAATGCGCCCACCTTACTGAATGCCGTATATGCCGATCGATTTTTTTATGATTTAAGAGCTTATTCTTTAGAGCAGCAGGCAGAACATGTCATATTTAATCCAGCCGAGTTTAACACAGTTTATACTGACATTATTGACAAATTAAATAATGATCAAGAGTATAAAGGTGCTTTCAAAAAACTATTTGGGGATAACGGTATAGATCGAAAAAACATATCTAAAGCTTTGGCATCATATGTGCTGTCCCTACAGTCTTTTGATAGTGATTTTGATAAATACATAAGAGGAGAAATCAATATATTACCTGAGGATGTTAAAGATGGGTTCAATCTTTTTATGGGTAAGGCAAATTGCGCAACCTGTCATTTTGCACCTACTTTTTCCGGACTGGTTCCGCCGTTTTATAATGAGAATGAAACTGAAATACTTGGCGTTCTTGATAATGAAAATGGTTCCGTTACCGATGTGGATAATGATAGGGGTAGAATAGAAAATGGTATTTATAAGGAAGAAGTCTGGATTTACGATAAATCCTTTAAAACAACTACAGTGAGAAATGTAATCTATACTGCACCTTATTTTCATAACGGTGCCTACAAGACCTTAGAGTCTGTTGTGGATTTTTACAATTTGGGTGGAGGCGCTGGGATAGGGGCAGAGGTTGTGAATCAAACCTTACCTTCAGATCCATTGAATTTGACAGATCAAGAAAAGAAGGATTTGATAGCATTTATGAAAGCCCTAAGTGATAATCCGGCGAAAATCAATAAAAATAACTAA
- a CDS encoding T9SS type A sorting domain-containing protein, whose translation MKKILQILVFISGLVNVIAQSPQIEGDVMLCPWTDGTAAVTTNQTYDTYQWYSKYWFDSEPFVAIPDATSASFTYDWFTYDQSLFKVVVTLGNDTYESNEIQIDSYAWASLTIINDLNPSVSVDNTNGNFLLCPGGSFNNTLNSPYDTNIQWYKDGTAISGATSISYAITEPGSYYVEAAPSFCPNSSSNNQGIPMIVELDTSCSLNVNNEEFENSIDLYPNPVIGKLNLDIRNDVQIKNYSIIDYSGKVLMNENKGIKTTNISIDVSDLSSGLYILIIESASGKAIKKFIKK comes from the coding sequence ATGAAAAAAATTTTACAAATTCTTGTTTTTATTAGTGGATTGGTAAACGTAATTGCTCAAAGCCCACAAATTGAAGGTGACGTAATGCTTTGTCCGTGGACGGATGGTACGGCAGCGGTAACCACAAATCAAACTTATGACACCTACCAATGGTATTCTAAATATTGGTTTGATTCAGAGCCATTTGTAGCCATTCCTGACGCTACATCTGCCTCTTTTACTTATGATTGGTTTACGTATGATCAATCGCTTTTTAAAGTAGTAGTTACCTTAGGAAACGATACCTATGAATCTAACGAAATCCAAATTGATAGTTACGCTTGGGCTAGTTTAACCATTATAAACGATTTGAACCCAAGTGTTTCTGTTGATAATACTAATGGTAATTTTTTATTGTGCCCAGGAGGTAGTTTTAACAATACACTAAATAGCCCTTATGACACCAATATACAATGGTATAAAGATGGTACCGCTATTTCTGGTGCCACAAGTATTTCTTATGCTATTACAGAACCAGGAAGTTATTATGTAGAGGCGGCTCCTAGTTTTTGTCCAAATAGTTCAAGTAACAATCAAGGTATACCTATGATTGTTGAATTAGATACCAGTTGCAGTTTAAATGTTAATAATGAAGAATTTGAAAACAGTATTGATTTATATCCGAATCCTGTAATCGGCAAACTTAATTTAGATATACGTAATGATGTGCAGATTAAAAATTATAGTATTATTGATTATTCTGGAAAAGTATTGATGAATGAAAACAAAGGAATTAAAACAACTAATATTTCAATTGATGTAAGTGATTTATCTTCAGGTTTGTATATTTTAATAATTGAGAGTGCTTCGGGTAAAGCAATCAAGAAATTTATAAAAAAATAA